From a region of the Kwoniella mangroviensis CBS 8507 chromosome 1 map unlocalized Ctg01, whole genome shotgun sequence genome:
- a CDS encoding 60S ribosomal protein uL6, protein MKDISSVETLTVPEGVTVALKARNITVEGPRGKITKNVGHIQMDIQLVKKSKSQQVVFTIWHGARKHVACLRTIKSLVENMITGVTKGFLYKMRLVYAHFPINAIPGDGGKSIQIRNFLGEKFVRDCPMLEGVTVAMSDVKDELLISGNDIEKVSQSAASITDKCRVKEKDIRKFLDGIYISERTTVVQEEV, encoded by the exons ATGAAGGACATCTCTTCCGTTGAGACTTTGACCGTTCCAGAGGGTGTCACCGTCGCCCTCAAGGCTAGAAACATCACTGTTGAAGGTCCCAGAGGAAAGATCACAAAGAATGTCGGTCACATCCAAATGGATATCCAACTT GTCAAGAAATCCAAGTCTCAACAAGTTGTCTTCACCATCTGGCACGGTGCCCGAAAGCACGTCGCTTGTCTTAGAACCATCAAATCTTTGGTTGAGAACATGATCACCGGTGTCACCAAGGGATTCCTTTACAAGATGAGACTCGTTTACGCGCATTTCCCCATCAACGCTATCCCAGGTGACGGTGGTAAATCCATCCAAATCCGAAACTTCT TGGGCGAGAAATTCGTCCGAGATTGTCCTATGCTCGAAGGTGTGACCGTTGCCATGTCCGATGTCAAGGATGAACTCCTCATCTCCGGTAACGATATCGAGAAAGTTTCCCAATCAGCCGCTTCCATCACCGATAAATGTAGagtcaaggagaaggatatcCGAAAGTtcttggatg GTATCTATATCTCCGAACGAACAACCGTTGTTCAAGAAGAAGTATAA